The Thermodesulfobacteriota bacterium sequence ATAGAAATTGAGTTAAGTCCATATGGAAGCCAGACCCCAAACTCTTCGGCAAAGGGTCGAAAAAACGCGGAGTCGAAGGATTGTTTCAGTACCTCTATGCTTTGGCGCCAAAATTAACATGTTTCCGCAAAGTATCTTTCCCTACGACCTAAATATAGATTGACAATCCATAGGGTCGAGGATACCCTAAATCACCTTTATACAGGGCACAAACGCTTAATAAATCTGTGTTCTCCTTGAGTTCAATTTTAAGATGTCTGGCTTTAACTTGGGTTACTATCACGAGAGAGGGAGCTAGGGCTACATCCGCGCTATGGACATTCCCGGCAGTGATTTTCTCTGCGATGCTGATTGCTTGGGCTGCGGAGTCCGCACAGTATCTCATTTCACAGGGCCTTTCACTGGCGATTCTCGCTTGGCTCCAGACACTCCCGGAGTTTGCTATAGAGGGTGTCATTGCATGGTCCGCAGGAAAGGATCCCAGCCAAATCCATCTTGTTACTGCTAACTTCACTGGTGCTATAAGGTTACTACCTGGTCTAGGCTGGCCGCTAATCTTTTTTACTGCCTTTATTTTTCACAAGTTGAAAACGGGAAAGAACCTAAACTGTATTGAGCTCGAAAAGGAGCACTGCGTTGAGGTTATGTCTCTTTTACCACCGATTATTTATTTTATTGTGATTTTTTTGAAAGAGACTTTCAGCGTTATTGATAGTCTGGTACTCATTGTTTTTTATTGTCTCTATCTATACTCATTGAATAGGATTCCACCGCAGGAAAGTGAAAGGATTGACGAGCTTGAACCCATTCCCAAAGCGATACTACGCTGTAGACCAGTTGTTAGAAATTCTATCATCATCGGGCTATTTATCACCGGCGGTGCCGGAATACTAATCGTTGCAGTGCCTTTTTTAGAGAGTATGCTGGCTCTTGCGCTCACTCTCGGTGTATCTGAGTTTGTTTTCGTTCAATGGGTTGCGCCCTTCCTATCGGAATTTCCCGAGAAGGTTAGCGCCTTCTATTGGGCAAGGCGGGTGAAAAAGGCGCCTGTCGCCCTGATGAATATGGTATCATCAAATATAAACGAATGGACGATGCTTGCGGCAATGATACCCATTATTTTCAGCTTTAGTTCCGGGGGCATATCCGCAATTCACTTTGATCAGTTTCAGCTCGTGGAAATCCTTCTAACAATCGTTCAATCCCTTTTAGCTTTTCTACTTCTCATAAACATGAGATTTAGCTGGTACGAAGCCGTGGTGCTCTTCGTTCTCTGGGCAATTCAACTTATAGTCCCATCTATCAGGGAAGAGATTATATTTGTCTACATTGCATGGATAGGGTTTTGTCTTCTTCAGATAATATCAGGGTCGAGAAAGCCACAGGCTTTTAGGGATTTCACGGGAGTTTTGAGAAGCTACATTCTCGTCGCAAAACCGTCGTCACAGATAAATCCTCAGGAGAAAAAATAAAGAACTTGTTACATGAGTGGTGGAGTGAGATAGATCTCGACTTTTGCGTTCTATTAAACGATCTTACAGGAGTCGCAATGCCATTAAGGACTCCCGGGGCAATCCTTCTGTTAACTAATTTAGCATTAGACTCAAATTATCGATGCAATTCCTTAAAGCAATAAATAGATCTTGAAAGCCAATTCATATATAAGAAATACAGACTTGGGAAGAAGCTTATTTTATTATTTCTTTTTCAACTCGCTCAATATATTTTTCTCCATGCCTTCTCTACCACTAAAACTCTGAAGAGGTATCACCTTCCACTCCATTCCGCCCCATATTGGTAATGACCTTAACAGCTGGTCAACCTCCTCATTTGATGAAGCCTCTACGATGAATACAAACGCTCTTTGTCCTACTGGGAGTCCGCCTGTGATTTTTCCCTCTTTTTCCCATTTAGCGAGTTGATCGAGCGACGGAAGAACTACATTTTCGAGTAGTTGAACCATGTCTGCGGATGAAAGTGAAACCGGACCGGATGATCCCTTTACCAGGTATTTTGTGCCAGCCGCATGAGAAACCAATGGGGATAGAAACATTAACGAAGCTACAAACGCCGAAATTATATAGATCGATCTAAACATCATTGAAACCCTCCTAAAGAAATTTATTTTGAATTTTCACATTATAACTCTAAGTACGTATTTCAGGCAAATTTTTGATAGATGTTGAGTTAAATCAATATGCATGCCAGGCCCCCAAGTTCCTCTTATCTCCAATCTTCAAGAATATCGCTGGTAAAGAAATCTAACTACATTAGGTACTATTATTATCGCGATTACAGCAAGGATAAATATGCTGAAATTATTTTTGACAAAAGGTATGTTTCCAAACAAATAACCTCCTAATAAAAAAGCCGGACTCCAGATCATTATGCCTATGAAGTTATAGATCCCGAATTCCCTGTATCGTATTCGGCTGATCCCTGCGACAAATGGCGCAAGCGAACGGAACATCGGAATGAATCTGGCAAAAACAAACGTTTTCGGTCCGTGTTCATCCAAAAATAAACGAGTGTGCTCTAAGTATCTTTTATAAGACGAAAGAAATGAGCCCTCACCGAATAATTTAATCCCTGTGAGTCGGCCTATCAGAAAGCTTGAGTTATCACCCAGGATCGCTGCAATACCCATGAGAATAATTAACAACTTAACATCTAGAGAGCCTAAAGCTGCAAATGTACCAGCGGTGAAGAGAAGTACATCACCTGGGAGAAAATTTGTAACTACGAATGCTGTTTCACTAAAAATTATGAGAAAAATAATAAGGTACGTCCATACACCGTAATCCTGAATAATCGGCCCTAGATATTTATCGATATGTAGTATTATATCCAGTAAATCTCTTTGGGATTCCATTTTTAGTTAATTATTAGATTGGACAAAATGGTATCAAGAAATATTTATAGTTCAAGGAGCCCTAAAATGGGTGCAACCCTTTTTTCTTTTAGCATAATAAATGTTGAACGACGTCCTTATTGCTACAGCCGGCTTGATATACAAAATAATCAAATAAACAAATCCTGACCCCCAGATTTTGTAAGGGAATTGGGAAAAAGGCTAAGGATTAAGGACTACCTTAATTGCGCCATTCTTTCTTCTGTCCATTAGCTCGTAACCATTTCCTGTCTGGCTGAGGGGAAGCCTGTGAGATATCACCAGGGTAGGATCAATTTTCCCATTCTCTATAAGTGGCATGAGTTTAGAAATGTAGTTTTTTGCGGGGCAGACTCCTCCCCTTAATGTGAGGTCTTTCAAATAGAAGTCCAGCATTGAAACTTCGACTGGCTCGGAATAGAAACCAATAAAACCTATATTGCCACCCGGTTTTACAATCTGAATCGCTGTGGTTAGGGTTTCTCCTCCACCTACGCACTCTAGCACTGCATCAACGCCCCTTCCATCTGTTAATTCTTTTATCCTTTCACTGAGATCTTCTTTGCTTGAATTGATTGGGATATCGCAACCCATTTTCTTTGCGATCTTTAGTCGGTCATTATGATGACCAACAGTAATTACCAAAGCAGGTCCAAAAAGTTTAGCCGATGCTGTGGCGAACAGCCCAAGAGGACCGTCACCTAAAACAGCGACAGTGTATCCAGGCCTAATATCAGCATACTCAGCGCACGAATAACCTGTGGAAAATATATCACCGAGGAATATCGCCTGCTCATCGCTCAAGCCATCAGAAACCTTCTCAAGTGTCGCATCCGCGAAGGGAACTCTCACATATTCCGCCTGTCCGCCCCAGAGGTTTCCGAAGCCTTTGCCAAACCCAAAGCAGCCTCCACCACCAACGCATGAGGTGGGAAGGTTTC is a genomic window containing:
- a CDS encoding muconolactone Delta-isomerase family protein, whose translation is MMFRSIYIISAFVASLMFLSPLVSHAAGTKYLVKGSSGPVSLSSADMVQLLENVVLPSLDQLAKWEKEGKITGGLPVGQRAFVFIVEASSNEEVDQLLRSLPIWGGMEWKVIPLQSFSGREGMEKNILSELKKK
- a CDS encoding VTT domain-containing protein, whose protein sequence is MESQRDLLDIILHIDKYLGPIIQDYGVWTYLIIFLIIFSETAFVVTNFLPGDVLLFTAGTFAALGSLDVKLLIILMGIAAILGDNSSFLIGRLTGIKLFGEGSFLSSYKRYLEHTRLFLDEHGPKTFVFARFIPMFRSLAPFVAGISRIRYREFGIYNFIGIMIWSPAFLLGGYLFGNIPFVKNNFSIFILAVIAIIIVPNVVRFLYQRYS
- a CDS encoding alcohol dehydrogenase encodes the protein MKAAVYHGARDIRVENVPDPKIKNSMDVILRVTMSAVCGSDLHFYRGRIPMDEGFVVGHEFMGLIEEVGKGVRLFKKGDRVVAPFWDSCGTCYFCKRNLPTSCVGGGGCFGFGKGFGNLWGGQAEYVRVPFADATLEKVSDGLSDEQAIFLGDIFSTGYSCAEYADIRPGYTVAVLGDGPLGLFATASAKLFGPALVITVGHHNDRLKIAKKMGCDIPINSSKEDLSERIKELTDGRGVDAVLECVGGGETLTTAIQIVKPGGNIGFIGFYSEPVEVSMLDFYLKDLTLRGGVCPAKNYISKLMPLIENGKIDPTLVISHRLPLSQTGNGYELMDRRKNGAIKVVLNP